The window GCCGAAGTCAGATTCACACCACTGCGCTACTGGAACTCATCCCGTCACCGCACCGCTTGGCCGGTTGCCCAGCGCATCACGATCGGCCCACGGGTATTTGAAACCCGGCCACTCATGGACGACCAGGAACTCGATTCCAGTCCCACGACCGGCGCTGTCTACTGGGAAGGTGCGAGCGAGTTGCTGGAGGCCGGCCGCCCCGTCGGTCGCGGCTACCTTGAGATGACCGGCTACGTCGCCCCGCTGAAGCTCTAAAGGTGTCAGACATATTTGCGTGCTGGCGTTCCACCGGAAAAAAGGTGCCAAAAAAAGGTGCCAGATTTATTTACGGCTGATCACATAAATAAATCCGGCACCTTTTGCGCTAGTCTTTGACCAGACAAAAAAGGATTGCACCATGAGACTCCTCCACACCATGCTGCGCGTGGGCAATATGCAACGCTCGATCGACTTCTACACGCAGGTGCTGGGCATGACGCTGCTGCGCACGACCAGGCGGCCGGTGCAGAAGTACGATCTGGCCTTCCTGGGCTATGGCAGCAATCCGGGGCACGCGGAGATCGAGCTGACATACAACTATGGTGTCGAGCGCTATGAACAGGGCACCGCTTTCGGCCACATCGCGATCGGCGTGCCGGATGTCGCGGCCACTTGCGCCGTCGTGCGTGACAGGGCGGCAGCGCTGGGCGGTGCGGTCACGCGCG of the Chromatiales bacterium genome contains:
- the gloA gene encoding lactoylglutathione lyase translates to MRLLHTMLRVGNMQRSIDFYTQVLGMTLLRTTRRPVQKYDLAFLGYGSNPGHAEIELTYNYGVERYEQGTAFGHIAIGVPDVAATCAVVRDRAAALGGAVTREAGPVQGGATVIAFITDPDGYKIELIERDD